Proteins encoded within one genomic window of Clupea harengus chromosome 10, Ch_v2.0.2, whole genome shotgun sequence:
- the gpr88 gene encoding probable G-protein coupled receptor 88 codes for MKLSLRLILSTNSTDSVMPNESERLVECDNGRGPRVCLATLYTFMGVTGTVLNLMVVYLVVTFKKLRTASNAFIVNGCVANLLVCAFWMPHEAVILSTRSSPRLWYQAFKEALLFLGITASLLSHSLIAVNRYVLITKVPATYQSLYQRRNTEWMISGSWLISVGCLMPWLTTSGYQTERCASTHTATASFTAGTSVLANSSACSTLACTVTGQTAVVLYCYFKIFRRVQTSVKRVSILHFQIVNNLPYSFPRKDKCLGLYVLAVCFVFFITTEPMLWALVAGFFVEVPAALGASLWVIFCTLFVSNPFLYTWKNEEFRKSLRSVMRGDFWKGPTVGVEPINISSISHILPRQNSRIAFLGDMR; via the coding sequence TGCCCAACGAGTCGGAGCGACTGGTCGAATGCGATAATGGACGCGGTCCGCGCGTCTGCCTCGCCACTCTCTACACGTTCATGGGCGTGACGGGCACCGTGCTGAATCTGATGGTCGTTTACCTGGTCGTGACCTTCAAGAAACTCCGCACGGCCAGTAATGCCTTTATTGTGAACGGATGCGTGGCCAACTTGTTGGTGTGCGCGTTCTGGATGCCTCACGAGGCGGTGATCCTGTCAACTAGGAGCTCACCGAGGCTGTGGTACCAAGCGTTCAAAGAAGCCCTGCTGTTTCTGGGCATCACCGcgtctctgctctctcactctctcattgcTGTCAACAGGTACGTGCTCATCACCAAAGTGCCCGCCACCTACCAGTCTCTCTATCAGAGACGAAACACGGAGTGGATGATAAGCGGCTCGTGGCTCATATCCGTGGGCTGTCTCATGCCCTGGCTCACAACATCTGGGTATCAAACGGAAAGATGCGCGAGCACTCACACTGCTACAGCATCCTTCACCGCCGGGACATCTGTCCTGGCAAACTCTTCCGCGTGCTCAACATTGGCCTGTACGGTAACCGGACAGACGGCGGTCGTACTTTACTGCTACTTCAAAATATTTAGAAGGGTTCAAACCAGCGTGAAACGGGTCAGTATCTTACATTTTCAGATCGTGAACAATCTCCCTTACTCTTTCCCGCGCAAGGACAAGTGTCTTGGGCTGTATGTGCTCGCGGTGTGCTTCGTGTTCTTCATCACCACGGAGCCCATGCTGTGGGCGCTGGTGGCGGGATTCTTCGTGGAGGTGCCAGCCGCTCTCGGTGCCTCACTGTGGGTCATTTTTTGTACGCTCTTCGTTTCCAATCCGTTTTTGTACACGTGGAAAAACGAGGAGTTCAGGAAATCTCTCCGGTCAGTAATGAGAGGGGACTTCTGGAAGGGGCCGACGGTTGGAGTCGAGCCGATCAATATCAGCTCAATCTCCCATATTCTGCCACGACAGAACAGCCGTATTGCCTTCCTGGGAGATATGAGATGA
- the vcam1b gene encoding vascular cell adhesion protein 1b, whose translation MAPALFWILFFPATVFSFVVEVSPKNAMFRVGDQEEVRCTMKDCAHTPEFSWRALEDRPMYVKTTTRGSESVLTYESVKRDHENRLICTASCGGDSKQKQATVKVYSFPEAPVISGHERLVLGKDATLSCKVLDVYPGQETELEWRDESGVLETHRGTESMRTLELNVTVTPTREGRNITCRALHHMRGVPAERSSIQTTVTLSVPYAPIEVQLSGSDEVEVGATLTLRCSAVGKPLPQVQWRGPQSAGQWLQDEGGLELVVHNVTHANAGQYECQASNFLGQSKTSLFVIVQGPPRNTSLTLSPRHPIREGESVTLSCRTVSVPVGEVRLLHDSKGKMTKMLSVKGSEINFTLPAAQLNQSGLYRCEASNDYGNQTNSTQLTVTAYPLQVELLPVGVVTAEIGSTLSLTCQASGCPLPQLSWGAPSTEGVLRGNYTEGPRSELSLKVNDPAQEGVYTCHARCGSITASRQTRVNLFSFPSVPIIERSGSQLEGGVSTFECAVTDVYPLESFRILWLYGEEELPQQTPPETTLTPAPTLTATLVSSVSMVMKLSHLGHPLTCQVELQMEGVPSGQRRRSAVTHIDVHHPPRNTSLTLSPRHPIREGESVALYCRTVSVPVGEVRLLHDSEEGVMELLSVKGSEINFTLPAAQLNQSGLYRCEASNPYGKQNNSTQLTVTAPPRNTTVEVLPSQRVMEGENVTICCRSISFPPPIVTLTKLGNGTEISSWSGTFLLTNLTPSDAGDYQVNFTNDLGNNTQVFTISVMERRLTPSRNWEELLIPAVVMGTTLAFAALLLDYVFRARRKGSYELAKCNPSTA comes from the exons ATGGCTCCAGCTCTATTTTGGATTTTATTTTTTCCAGCAACTG TCTTTTCGTTTGTGGTCGAGGTGTCCCCAAAAAATGCCATGTTCAGAGTCGGAGACCAAGAGGAGGTGAGGTGTACCATGAAGGACTGCGCGCACACTCCCGAGTTCTCCTGGAGAGCTTTGGAGGACAGGCCGATGTACGTGAAAACCACAACTCGCGGCTCAGAGTCAGTCCTTACCTACGAGTCGGTTAAAAGAGATCACGAGAACCGTCTGATATGCACAGCTTCATGCGGGGGAGACTCGAAACAGAAACAAGCCACGGTGAAGGTGTACT CGTTTCCTGAAGCCCCGGTGATATCGGGCCATGAGCGTCTGGTCCTGGGCAAGGACGCCACGCTGAGCTGTAAGGTGCTGGACGTGTACCCGGGGCAGGAAACGGAGCTAGAGTGGCGGGATGAGAGCGGTGTGTTAGAAACTCACAGGGGCACTGAGAGCATGCGCACCTTGGAGTTAAATGTCACCGTCACCCCCACGCGTGAGGGCCGCAACATCACCTGCAGAGCATTGCATCACATGCGGGGCGTCCCTGCTGAAAGGAGCTCCATCCAGACCACTGTGACCCTGTCTGTGCCCT ATGCTCCGATTGAGGTGCAACTGTCAGGGTCTgatgaggtggaggtgggggctACACTCACCCTCAGGTGCTCAGCGGTGGGAAAGCCCCTTCCCCAGGTACAGTGGCGTGGCCCTCAGTCCGCCGGGCAGTGGCTGCAGGATGAGGGGGgcttggagctggtggtccacAACGTCACCCACGCCAATGCTGGGCAGTACGAGTGCCAGGCCAGCAACTTCCTGGGCCAATCGAAGACCAGCCTCTTCGTGATCGTTCAGG GCCCCCCCAGGAATACGTCCCTCACACTGAGCCCCCGCCACCCCATCAGGGAGGGGGAGTCTGTGACCCTCTCCTGCAGGACGGTCAGTGTTCCCGTGGGGGAGGTTCGTCTGCTGCATGACTCCAAGGGGAAGATGACTAAGATGCTGTCCGTAAAGGGGAGCGAGATCAACTTCACCCTACCTGCGGCTCAGCTCAACCAGTCTGGACTCTACCGCTGTGAGGCCTCCAACGACTACGGCAATCAGACCAACAGCACCCAGCTCACCGTCACAG CTTACCCTCTGCAGGTGGAGCTCCTACCAGTGGGTGTGGTCACAGCAGAGATAGGCTCCACCCTGTCCCTCACTTGTCAGGCTTCGGGgtgccccctcccccagctGTCCTGGGGAGCCCCATCGACCGAGGGGGTGCTGAGGGGGAACTACACCGAGGGCCCCCGTTCTGAGTTGAGCCTGAAGGTGAACGACCCCGCGCAGGAGGGCGTGTATACCTGCCACGCCCGCTGCGGCTCCATCACCGCCTCCCGGCAGACGCGGGTGAACCTGTTCT CCTTCCCTAGTGTTCCCATCATTGAGCGCTCTGGATCCCAGCTGGAGGGGGGAGTCTCCACCTTCGAGTGTGCGGTGACTGACGTGTACCCCCTTGAGTCCTTCCGCATCCTCTGGCTGTATGGAGAAGAAGAGCTGCCCCAGCAGACCCCCCCTGAGACAACCctcacccccgcccccaccctcaCTGCCACCCTTGTGTCCAGCGTTTCCATGGTGATGAAGTTGTCTCACTTGGGCCACCCACTCACCTGTCAGGTGGAGCTGCAGATGGAGGGCGTCCCCAGTGGGCAGAGGCGGCGCTCAGCCGTCACCCACATAGACGTGCACC ACCCCCCCAGGAACACGTCCCTCACGCTGAGCCCCCGCCACCCCATCAGGGAGGGGGAGTCTGTGGCGCTCTATTGCAGGACGGTCAGCGTTCCCGTGGGGGAGGTTCGTCTGCTGCATGACTCCGAGGAGGGAGTGATGGAGCTGCTGTCCGTAAAGGGGAGCGAGATCAACTTCACCCTGCCTGCGGCTCAGCTCAACCAGTCTGGACTCTACCGCTGTGAGGCCTCCAACCCCTACGGCAAACAGAACAACAGCACCCAGCTCACCGTCACAG CCCCGCCCAGGAACACGACGGTGGAGGTGTTACCTTCCCAACgggtgatggagggggagaacGTCACCATCTGCTGCCGATCCATCAGCTTCCCCCCTCCCATCGTCACCCTCACCAAACTGGGCAACGGCACCGAGATCTCCTCCTGGAGCGGAACCTTCCTACTCACCAACCTCACACCCAGCGACGCCGGAGACTACCAGGTCAACTTCACCAACGACCTGGGCAACAACACCCAGGTTTTCACCATCAGCGTGATGG AGAGGAGATTAACACCCTCTAGGAACTGGGAGGAGTTGTTGATCCCCGCCGTTGTCATGGGAACCACACTGGCCTTCGCTGCTCTGCTGCTGGACTACGTTTTCCGGGCCAGAAGGAAAGGCTCCTATGAGCTGGCCAAGTGCAACCCCAGCACAGCCTGA